In the genome of Mesorhizobium sp. NBSH29, the window TGACCACCCGCTCGACATTGCCGTCGACCACCACTGCTGTCCGGTCGAAGGCAATCGCCGAGATCGCCGCCGCCGTATAGGCGCCGATGCCGGGCAGCGAGCGCAGGCCAACCTCGGTGTCGGGGAACTGCCCGCCATAATCAGCGGCGATCACATCGGCACAGGCTTTTAGATTGCGCGCGCGCGAGTAATAGCCGAGCCCGGCCCAGCCCTTCATGATATCATCCGGGTCAGCAGCAGCGAGCGCAAGGACGGTTGGCCAGCGGTCGAGAAATTTTGCGAAGTACGGCTTGACTGTCGCGACTGTGGTCTGCTGCAGCATAATTTCCGACAGCCAGACATGATAGGGATCAGGGCGGACGCCTGAAGCAAGTTGCGCCGGTGCGGTGCGCCAGGGCAGGTGGCGATGGTGGCGGTCGTACCAGCCAAGCAGCAGCGGTGCGATGGCGCTGCGCATCGGATCGGGTTCTGCTATGGGCGTTTCAGGAAGTGCCATCGCCGGTAAACTGGTCTAAGCTCTGCTGGACAGGAAGCGGGCAGGAATGCGCGACGCGGGAAGGGTGGTTCATGGCAGGGAAACGTAGATACGGCAATGCTGTTGCAGTGAGCGACCTGGCAACCGAAATCCTCGATCCGGTGCTGCGCAAGCGCGCCGGCATTTCCATCGGCCTCGTCCAGTCCTGGGAAGAAATCGCCGGTGTGCGACTGGCCACTACAACGCGACCTGAAAAAATTGTCTGGCCCCGCCGGATGCATGAGGACGACCCGTTTGAGCCGGCCACTCTGGTCATCGCCTGCGAGGGGGCGGCAGCCTTGCGCCTTCAGCACGAAACCGGCGAAATAATAAGCCGGGTGAACGCCTTCCTCGGCTTCAATGCGGTTGGCCGCGTCAAGATCGTCCAAAAGCCTGTGACTTTTGCGGCCCCGCGCAAAAAACCGGTGATGCGGCCGCTTTCAGAACCGGAGCAGCAAAAAATATCTTCCACCGTCGGGCTGATTGAAGACGACGGCCTGCGTGCCTCATTGGAAAAGCTAGGAGCCACCATTCTCGCGTCGCGAGCCGCGAAGCAGTGAAATCGGTTGCTACTGGCGACAGCAGAGTTGGCTTTGAATGGGTGGAAGCGCGGCCCGTCGCTCTTTTGTGATAGGCTGAGGCAATATTGCGGATTGGTTTGGGGACAGGATTGCCTTAATTCCCGCCAAGTCTGGCTTTCTGGTGCGCCTGCATTGCAGGATCAAACATATTTCAGGTGGTACAAATGATTCGTTCACTTCCCCGTAGGTCTGTTCTCTCCGGTTTGCTTGCCGTTCCGGCTGCTGCATTGCTTGCTGCGTGCAGCGACAGCGGCAAGGCCGAGGCTGAAACGCCTGCCGCACAGCCCGTCGATGCTAGCAAGCCGGTCGACGCGGCCAAGCCTGCTACGCCAGCGGTCGCTGCGCCGCAACCAGCCGGCAAGGTCGATACGGCAAAGCTGCTGGAAGCCGGTTCGCTGCCTGACAAGGTTCTTGGCAAGGAAGATGCACCGGTTACCATTGTGGAATATTCTTCGATGACCTGCCCGCATTGCGCGACCTTCCATGAGACAACGCTGCCGGCGCTGAAGACAAAATATATCGACAGCGGCAAGGTGAAGCTGGTGTTCCGTGAATTTCCGTTTGATCCTCGCGCCGAGGCCGGCTTCATGCTGGCGCGCTGCTCCAACGACAATTATTTCCCGATGATCGAGGTGTTGTTCAAGCAGCAGCGTACATGGGCCACGGCACAGGACGCACAGGCAGCCCTGCTTAACATTTCCAAGCTGGCGGGTTTTTCACAGGAGTCCTTCGAAGCCTGCTTGACGGACCAGAAGCTTCTGGAAGATGTGAGAGCGGTACGTGCGCGTGGTGAGGAACTGGGTGTGGATTCGACCCCGACCTTCTTCATCAACGGAAACAGATATCCGGGGGCCCTGTCGATTGACGAGATATCGGCGATTATCGACCCGCTGCTCTGAGGTCCGGTCGGGCCAGCAGACAGATGGCGTGGGCTCGGCAGAGCGCGCGCCAAAAAGGGCGCGCCGATGAAATTTTCACGGCTGCGCCTGCTTGGTTTCAAATCCTTCGTTGAACCCGGTGAATTCATCATTGAGCGTGGCCTGACCGGTGTTGTCGGACCCAATGGCTGCGGCAAGTCAAACCTTGTCGAGGCGCTGCGCTGGGTGATGGGCGAAAGCTCCTACAAGAACATGCGCGCCTCGGGCATGGACGACGTGATCTTTTCGGGCTCGGCCACACGCCCGGCCCGAAACACGGCAGAGGTGACGCTTTTCCTCGACAATAGCGATCGAACAGCGCCGGCAGCCTTCAACGACGCGGATGAATTGCAGGTCTCACGGCGCATTGAGCGTGAGGCCGGCTCGGTCTACCGGATCAATGGCAAGGAGGCGCGCGCCAAGGATGTGCAGCTTCTGTTCGCCGACCAGTCGACCGGCGCCCGCTCGCCATCCATGGTGGGGCAGGGCCGCATCGGCGAACTGATTCAGGCCAAGCCGCAGGCGCGCCGCGCCCTGCTGGAAGAGGCAGCCGGAATTTCCGGTCTCCATACACGCCGCCACGAGGCGGAGTTGCGTCTGCGCGCCGCTGAGCAGAACCTTGAACGGCTGGACGATGTGGTCGGTGAGCTGGAAGGCCAAATTGAAAGCCTGAAGCGCCAGGCGCGCCAAGCTTCGCGCTTCAAAAACCTGTCTGCAGACATCCGCAAGGCCGAAGCGACATTGCTGCATCTGCGCTGGACGCAGGCCAACACGCAGGAAGCTGAGGCCAAGTCGGCTCTCGCAATGGCAACGTCACTGGTGGCCGAGCGTGCTGCGAGCCAGATGAACGCCGCCAAGGATCAGGCCGTCGGCGCGCACCGTATGCCGGACCTGCGTGACGCCGAAGCAAAGGCTGCCGCCGCCTTCCAGAGGCTGTCGATCGCCCGTTCGCAGATCGAGGAAGAGGCTGGCCGCGTGCGCGCACGCCAGGCCGAGATCGAAAAGCGGTTGGCCCAGCTGGATGCCGACATCAGCCGCGAACAGCAATTAGTGGTCGACAATTCAGGCGCGCTGGAACGGCTGGCCGCTGAAGAAAAAAGTCTGAACTCCGACAATGCCGGCGCTGCCGACCGGGAGGTTTCAGCCCGCGCCGAATTTGAAAAGGCGACGGCTCAGCTGGGGCTGAGCGAAGCAGCCCTGACCACATTGACCGCCGAGCGCGCCGAGGCCTCCGCCGCCCGTAGCCAGGCTGAGCGCGCCATTCGCGATGCTGCCGACCGACGAGACCGGCTGACCCGGCAACTGGCCGATATCGACCGCGAGGCCGGCGAGATTACCGCAAAGATTTCCGGGCTCGCTGACCCTGCCGAAAAGCGCGTTCTGGTGGATCAGGCATCGGTGCTGGCAGACGCTGCCGAAGCTACCGCCATTGGTGCAGAAAAAGCGGTGGGAGAGGCGCGTCAGCGCGAGGTAACAGCGCGTGCGCCGCTGCAAGAGGCGCGAGCCCAACTGGCGCGCATCGAAACCGAAGCGCGCACGTTGTCTAAAATGCTCAATGCTGCCAGCGGGGATCTGTTTCCAGCCGTCGTGGAGCAGATCAAGGTGGAGCGCGGCTTTGAAACCGCGCTGGGTGCAGCACTTGGCGAAGATCTCGACGTTCCGCTGGACCGCAATGCGCCCGCCCATTGGGGCGCGACGACTTTCGCCGATGACGACCCGTCTTTGCCAGCCGGCGTGATGGTGCTGGCCGACAAGATGACGGCACCGGGCCAGCTTGCCCGGCGCTTGCGCCAGATCGGTGTGGTGGAAGAAGATGCAGACGGAGCCCGGCTTCAGCCAACGCTGCAGCCCGGTCAACGCCTGGTTAGCAAAAAGGGCGCGCTGTGGCGCTGGGATGGCATGACGGTGAGCGCCGATGCGCCAACACCTGCTGCCCTTCGTCTGGCGCAAAAGAACCGGTTGGCCGAACTCGATGCCGATGCATTGGCCGCGACCAAGCAGGTGCGCACGGCAGAACAGATCCTGGCCGAAGCCGAAACCGGCGTGCGGCTGGCAGCCGAGGCAGAGCGCAACGCGCGGCAGGCATGGCGTGATGCTCAGCATGCGGTCAGCCAGGCGCGCGATGCGCTGTCAGCTGCCGAAAAGGCTGCTGGCGACCTGTCGAGCCGCCGCGCCGCGTTGCAAGAAGCCCGCACCCGCGTCGCCGAAAGCCATGTCGAGGCGCTTGAAGCCCATGCCGGCGCCGAAAAGCAGATGGCAGAGGCGCCCGATCTCGGCGACCTCCAGGTCAGGCTCGACAAGCGCCATGCCGATGTGCTGCAGGACCGTGCCAGTTTGGCCGATGCACGCGCTGCGTATGAAGGGCTGAAACGCGAAGCAGAAATGCGGACGCGCCGGTTGGAAACCATTGCCGCCGAACGCAAGAGCTGGGTGACCCGTGCCAATAATGCCGACCGCCAGATCGCCGCGCTGACCGAGCGCCGCGAGGAGAGCGCGCGTGAACAGACAGCCCTGGTGGATGCACCGGATGCAATTGACGCGCGCCGCCGTGCGCTGCTGTCCCAGCTGACCGAGGCCGAGGCGCTGCGCAAGGCCGCCGCCGACCGGTTGCAGGAGGCCGAGAATGCACAGGCAGCGCTCGACAAGGCAGCCACGGCCGCGATTCAGCATTTGTCGGAAACGCGCGAAAGCCGGGTGAGGGCGGAAGAACGTCTGACTGCCGCCGACGATCGTCGCAAGGAAGTGGAAGCGCGCATTCAGGAGACGCTGAACACCCCGCCGCATCTGGTGATCCGCCACACCGGACTGGAAGCAGACAGCCCGATGCCAAATGTCGCCGAGATTGAGCGCCAGCTGGAGCGCCTGAAGATCGAACGCGAGCGGCTGGGCGCGGTGAACCTGCGCGCTGAGGAAGAGCAAAGAGAGCTTTCCGATCGGCTGGAGCTGATCATCTCCGAGCGCGAGGACATTATCGAGGCGATCCGAAAGCTGCGCCAGGCAATCCAAAGCCTGAACCGCGAAGGCCGCGAGCGGCTGTTGGCCGCGTTTGAGGTGGTCAACGCCCAGTTCCAGCGGCTGTTCACCCACCTGTTCGGCGGCGGCACTGCCGAGCTGCAGCTGATCGAATCCGATGATCCGCTGGAAGCCGGCCTCGAAATTCTCGCCCGCCCGCCCGGTAAGAAGCCGCAGACCATGACGCTGCTTTCCGGCGGCGAGCAGGCGCTGACCGCGATGGCTTTGATCTTTGCGGTGTTCTTGACCAATCCTGCGCCGATTTGCGTGCTCGACGAGGTTGACGCGCCGCTCGACGACCACAATGTCGAGCGCTTCTGCAACCTGATGGATGAGATGGCCAGAACGACCGAGACGCGCTTTGTCATCATCACGCACAATCCCATCACCATGGCCCGCATGAACCGCCTGTTCGGCGTCACCATGGCCGAGCAGGGCATGAGCCAACTCGTCTCGGTCGACCTGCAGGAAGCCGAGCAGCTGCGCGAGGCGAGCTGAAGCGGGTATTCCCGCTACGCCGTTGGTCAGCCCGGGGCTGCATTCAGATGCTCAGGCTACGGTCTGACTTTTAATCGTCGAAAGTTTGCCATGGTTCAGTGTTTATGGACATGGTGCACCATACCCAGTAAAGCGCGTCGGGGATGAGCCGGGCTATTTCAGTATGGGATTCCAAAGGCGTGGGTAAGATCTTTGAAACGCATCCTTTGACGGGTGCTAAGTTCGCAATTCTGGTGGTCGTCGCATTGCAGGTTGTTTCTGCACTGATGGGCACCGACGTGTTTTTCATCTTTGTCCTGATATATGGCCTGCTTTACCTGTATTTTTACAGAAGCGCGGACGTTTTCACGAAAATCCAGAACTATCTGAGCTATCCTTTCATAGCGGCATTTATCCTGCTCAATCTCGGATTGCTGACCTCGGGAGGCATTCTGGAAATGGATTCCTTCGATCTGCGTCTGTTGCTGATGCCAGTGTTCATGCTGATCGTCACAGCTGCTGCCTATCGTGCGATACGCTGGTGGCGGGTGGACAGTCGCGACATCGCCATGGCATTGGCGGCCGGCCTGCTTGTTGGCGTCCCCGTGCTGCTGGTTCTGCGCGGTGTGAATTTCGACCTCAGCCTGTTTTATGACGAGACACGGAGCGCCGGCGTGCTCAACTACAACACCAACTTGGCTGACGACGTCTATGCCTTCAGCGCGCTGGTGGCGCTTCTGGGGGTTTCGTGCCTTTCGAGGGGCAGTCGTGCCCAAAAGGTGTTCGCAGCCGTTCTAGCGGTCCCGCTGCTCGCGGTATTTACCTATTCGTTCTGGTTCTTGATCCAGGGCCAGAGCCGGGGCGCCTGGGTGGCCATCGTTTCGGCTGTGCTGATCGTTGTCGCACTGAGGTTGGTTTCGGGCCGGCCAGTCCCTTATTCAAAGGCCGCTCTGGCGCTGATGGCGGTCGTGATCATCGCAAAATCGGACGTGATCCTTTTTCGCGCCGGCGAGGAACCGATCTCGATCACCAGTGCCCTTAGTCAATTGTTCTCGTCTCCGGTTGGCTACGCCTCGGCGGCGCCTAACGACGAGGAGCTTTTCGCGGCTCAGAACAATGGCGAACTGTCGAGCACAGAAATCCGCCTTCTCATCTGGCGCGATGGCCTCAGGCTGCTGAAAGTTCACCCCTTGCAGGGGTTTTCCGGCCGCAATGTGGAGGCGATGACTCCCTATACCCAGACGCCGCAGGTGACATTTTCATACAGTCATTTCCACAATCTTTTTCTTGATGTGGGCGTGCGCTTTGGGCTTGTTGTGATGGTTTACTATCTCATTGTCTTCGCGCTGTTTGTAGTAACTTTGGGATGTGCCGTACTGTCCATGCGTGGGCGCAGTACCAGCGCCCTAAACGGCTTGCTCTATGCCTCCCTTGCCTATTTCACCTATCTGGGCGCTGAAAACGTGTTCGACGTCAATCTTCACCAAAAGGCGATTACCTCAATTGTGATCGCCTTCTGCGCCATCGCAGGAGCGGCGCTTGCCCTTCACGAAAATGCAGGCGAGAGCGCTGGCGAGAGAGCCGTGCCGGCGTGACCGGACGCACTTAGGATGAGGGACGCTGCAACGAACACGGGTAATGCCGCCGCGCCGCTGGTCTGCGTCGGAGTCATCACCCGCGGGCGTCCGAAGTTGTTGGAACTGTTGCTTCAGTCGTTGGCTGTTATGGACCGTGCCGGTCTCAGGTGCTGTTTTGCAATTGTCGAAAACAACGATGAGCTGACGGTGGGCGCTCTGGTCGCCGCATTCCAGTCCCGCACCCCGGACTGTGACGTGATCGTGGAAAACGAGCCGCGGCTCGGCATCGCGTCAGCCCGCAACCATGTGCTCGACATCGCGTTGCGCACGGGGGCGGATGCGCTGGCCTTCATCGACGATGACGAGACAGCTGGCCCGGACTGGCTCCACCATCTTTGGGCAGAGATGAGCCGTCGCAGCCTCGATATGGCAGGCGGCCCGGTTCGGCTGCATCCGGTGCCGGAGGGGGCCTCGGTGAACCAGCGGCTGGTATGGAATGGGCTGCAGGCCATCAGCCGGCGCGACGAGCAGGAATCCGCGCGAGCGCATCAGAATGGTGGCGACGCGCGTTTGCCGTTGGCTACGAACAACTGGCTGGCCAGTGTTCAATTCCTTCAAACCCATCAGTTGCGTTTTGACGAGACGCTGGGCTTTGCCGGCGGCGAGGACACCGCGCTCTATCGCAAGGCCGTTGCCGCCGGCGCGCGCACCGGCTGGGCGCCGAATGCTGTCGTCCATGAATGGATGCCGCCAGAACGCTTGTCGTTTGCCTATCAGTACGCCCGAAACCGCGACCGCGCGATGTCTGCATTTCACGGCAAATACCCGAAGCGCTCGGCTTCCACGGCGCTGCGGGCGGTGGCCTCCTCGGTGGCCAAGCTCGCCGGCGCGCTGGTCTATGCCGCGCGATCACTCATCGATAGCGGTGCCTCGCTGGTGGCGGCCGTCCAGGCGGTGGGATTTGCCGCCGGTCGCGTCAAAGCCGCATTTGGCGCGCGGTCGCAGCATTACAGGGGATGACACGAAAAAGTCATTGGCTGGGGCGCCTGGATTCGAACCAGGGAATGACGGTATCAAAAACCGTTGCCTTACCACTTGGCGACGCCCCAATGCCGACTGTCGAGTCGGAACGGCCCGTCTTATATTGAGACTAAGCGCAAAGCACAATCACCCGTCGGCGTGACGATAGGCTAACGGCTCTAAATACCCCACACCGCAAGCTCATTGCCGGCCGGATCGGTAAAATGAAAGCGTCGACCGCCCGGAAAAGCAAAGATAGGCCGCGCGATGGTGCCGCCCGCAGCTTCAACGGCATCCAGCGTCTGTTCGAGGTTTTCTGAATAAAGCACGGGCAATGGCTTGGCCGGACCGCTGCCCGGCTCGCCATCGAACCCGCCTTCCAGCCCCTCATCGAAGACCGAATAGGTTGGCCCGTAATCGGTAAACGACCACGCGAAGGCTGCACTATAGAACGACTTCACCACATCCAGCGTGCCGTGGGAGGCAGGCAATTCGAGATAGTCCAGTTTTCCGGTCTGTTTCATGGCGCACCTATGTTCCTCATATGTTCTTATCGTTTCATGCAAGCTGGGGCAAGGGGGACAGGTGTAAAAGCCTGCTAATCGATTCGACCCGGGATTGGCGGCCCGTCCGGGTTGCCTTTCGCTGCAGCGCACCCTATCGCTCCGCAACTAGCATAAACTGCCGACAGATTGTCGTGGGGAGCAGGCATGACAAAGTGGGTCTACAATTTCGGCGACGGAAAAGCTGAAGGCCGGGCGGGCGACCGCGACCTGCTGGGCGGCAAGGGTGCCAACTTGGCCGAAATGTGTAGCCTCGGCCTGCCGGTACCCCCTGGCTTCACCATTACCACAGAGGTTTGCAACTGGTTTTACGCCAATGAGCGCTCCTATCCGGCGGCGCTGAAGGCCGAGGTGGAGAAAGCCCTGGTTGAAATCGGTACGATTGCCGGACGCATATTCGGCGATCCTGACAATTTGCTCTTGGTTTCGGTGCGCTCGGGTTCGCGCGCGTCGATGCCAGGCATGATGGACACGGTGCTGAACCTTGGCCTCAACGACGTGACGGTCGAGGCACTGGCGCGCGAATCGGGCGATGCACGCTTTGCCTATGACAGCTACCGCCGCTTCATCCATATGTATGCCGATGTCGTTCTGGGGGTCGAACACGAGGTTTTCGAGGAAATCCTCGAAGAGGAAAAGGCCCGCCTGGGCTATGAACTCGATACTGAATTCTCGGCCAATGAATGGCGCGACGTCATAGTGCTCTACAAGGCCAAAGTGGAGGAAGAACTGGGAACGCCGTTCCCG includes:
- a CDS encoding O-antigen ligase family protein, whose protein sequence is MGKIFETHPLTGAKFAILVVVALQVVSALMGTDVFFIFVLIYGLLYLYFYRSADVFTKIQNYLSYPFIAAFILLNLGLLTSGGILEMDSFDLRLLLMPVFMLIVTAAAYRAIRWWRVDSRDIAMALAAGLLVGVPVLLVLRGVNFDLSLFYDETRSAGVLNYNTNLADDVYAFSALVALLGVSCLSRGSRAQKVFAAVLAVPLLAVFTYSFWFLIQGQSRGAWVAIVSAVLIVVALRLVSGRPVPYSKAALALMAVVIIAKSDVILFRAGEEPISITSALSQLFSSPVGYASAAPNDEELFAAQNNGELSSTEIRLLIWRDGLRLLKVHPLQGFSGRNVEAMTPYTQTPQVTFSYSHFHNLFLDVGVRFGLVVMVYYLIVFALFVVTLGCAVLSMRGRSTSALNGLLYASLAYFTYLGAENVFDVNLHQKAITSIVIAFCAIAGAALALHENAGESAGERAVPA
- a CDS encoding VOC family protein; translation: MKQTGKLDYLELPASHGTLDVVKSFYSAAFAWSFTDYGPTYSVFDEGLEGGFDGEPGSGPAKPLPVLYSENLEQTLDAVEAAGGTIARPIFAFPGGRRFHFTDPAGNELAVWGI
- the smc gene encoding chromosome segregation protein SMC; translation: MKFSRLRLLGFKSFVEPGEFIIERGLTGVVGPNGCGKSNLVEALRWVMGESSYKNMRASGMDDVIFSGSATRPARNTAEVTLFLDNSDRTAPAAFNDADELQVSRRIEREAGSVYRINGKEARAKDVQLLFADQSTGARSPSMVGQGRIGELIQAKPQARRALLEEAAGISGLHTRRHEAELRLRAAEQNLERLDDVVGELEGQIESLKRQARQASRFKNLSADIRKAEATLLHLRWTQANTQEAEAKSALAMATSLVAERAASQMNAAKDQAVGAHRMPDLRDAEAKAAAAFQRLSIARSQIEEEAGRVRARQAEIEKRLAQLDADISREQQLVVDNSGALERLAAEEKSLNSDNAGAADREVSARAEFEKATAQLGLSEAALTTLTAERAEASAARSQAERAIRDAADRRDRLTRQLADIDREAGEITAKISGLADPAEKRVLVDQASVLADAAEATAIGAEKAVGEARQREVTARAPLQEARAQLARIETEARTLSKMLNAASGDLFPAVVEQIKVERGFETALGAALGEDLDVPLDRNAPAHWGATTFADDDPSLPAGVMVLADKMTAPGQLARRLRQIGVVEEDADGARLQPTLQPGQRLVSKKGALWRWDGMTVSADAPTPAALRLAQKNRLAELDADALAATKQVRTAEQILAEAETGVRLAAEAERNARQAWRDAQHAVSQARDALSAAEKAAGDLSSRRAALQEARTRVAESHVEALEAHAGAEKQMAEAPDLGDLQVRLDKRHADVLQDRASLADARAAYEGLKREAEMRTRRLETIAAERKSWVTRANNADRQIAALTERREESAREQTALVDAPDAIDARRRALLSQLTEAEALRKAAADRLQEAENAQAALDKAATAAIQHLSETRESRVRAEERLTAADDRRKEVEARIQETLNTPPHLVIRHTGLEADSPMPNVAEIERQLERLKIERERLGAVNLRAEEEQRELSDRLELIISEREDIIEAIRKLRQAIQSLNREGRERLLAAFEVVNAQFQRLFTHLFGGGTAELQLIESDDPLEAGLEILARPPGKKPQTMTLLSGGEQALTAMALIFAVFLTNPAPICVLDEVDAPLDDHNVERFCNLMDEMARTTETRFVIITHNPITMARMNRLFGVTMAEQGMSQLVSVDLQEAEQLREAS
- a CDS encoding glycosyltransferase family 2 protein; the protein is MRDAATNTGNAAAPLVCVGVITRGRPKLLELLLQSLAVMDRAGLRCCFAIVENNDELTVGALVAAFQSRTPDCDVIVENEPRLGIASARNHVLDIALRTGADALAFIDDDETAGPDWLHHLWAEMSRRSLDMAGGPVRLHPVPEGASVNQRLVWNGLQAISRRDEQESARAHQNGGDARLPLATNNWLASVQFLQTHQLRFDETLGFAGGEDTALYRKAVAAGARTGWAPNAVVHEWMPPERLSFAYQYARNRDRAMSAFHGKYPKRSASTALRAVASSVAKLAGALVYAARSLIDSGASLVAAVQAVGFAAGRVKAAFGARSQHYRG
- a CDS encoding DUF721 domain-containing protein; this encodes MAGKRRYGNAVAVSDLATEILDPVLRKRAGISIGLVQSWEEIAGVRLATTTRPEKIVWPRRMHEDDPFEPATLVIACEGAAALRLQHETGEIISRVNAFLGFNAVGRVKIVQKPVTFAAPRKKPVMRPLSEPEQQKISSTVGLIEDDGLRASLEKLGATILASRAAKQ
- a CDS encoding DsbA family protein yields the protein MIRSLPRRSVLSGLLAVPAAALLAACSDSGKAEAETPAAQPVDASKPVDAAKPATPAVAAPQPAGKVDTAKLLEAGSLPDKVLGKEDAPVTIVEYSSMTCPHCATFHETTLPALKTKYIDSGKVKLVFREFPFDPRAEAGFMLARCSNDNYFPMIEVLFKQQRTWATAQDAQAALLNISKLAGFSQESFEACLTDQKLLEDVRAVRARGEELGVDSTPTFFINGNRYPGALSIDEISAIIDPLL